A window of Streptomyces broussonetiae genomic DNA:
AAGTGGTGATCGAAGAGATCCTCCTCGAGGCCGAGGAGAAGATGGAGAAGGCCGTCGTGGTCGCCAAGGAGGACTTCGCCGCGATCCGCACCGGCCGTGCGCACCCGGCGATGTTCAACAAGATCGTGGCCGACTACTACGGCGCCCTGACGCCGATCAACCAGCTGGCCTCGTTCTCCGTGCCGGAGCCGCGCATGGCGGTCGTGACGCCGTTCGACAAGAGCGCGCTGCGCAACATCGAGCAGGCGATCCGTGACTCCGACCTGGGCGTCAACCCCAGCAACGACGGCAACATCATCCGGGTGACGTTCCCCGAGCTGACCGAGGAGCGGCGCCGCGAGTACATCAAGGTCGCCAAGGGCAAGGCCGAGGACTCCAAGGTGTCCATCCGCTCCGTGCGCCGCAAGGCCAAGGACGCGCTCGACAAGCTCGTCAAGGACGGCGAGACCGGCGAGGACGAGGTCCGCCGCGCGGAGAAGGAGCTGGACGACACCACGGCGAAGTACGTCGCGCAGGTGGACGAGCTTCTGAAGCACAAGGAAGCGGAGCTGCTCGAAGTCTGATGAGCGACTCTTCCTGGGGGGCGCCGCCGGCGGCGGGTCAGGCCGGCTACTGGGGGCTCACCGGGGGTGGGCCTGCCCAGGGAGCCGCCCCGACGGGTCCCGCGTACCATGCGCCTGAGGCGCAGCAGACCCGCCCCATGCCCATCGTGCCCGACGAACCCGTCTACGGCGGGGGCCAGGACAACGACCGGGGGGCCGCTTCGCCGAGCGGCCCCTTGTTCCACAACGAGGTCCGCCCAGAGCCCTCACCGGCCCGGTCTCTCCCGGCCGAGAACCAGAATCCGGAGCCCATGCCCGACGCCCCCCAGCCGGCGCCAGCGCCGCAGAAGAAGAGCGCGGGCCGTGATCTGAGCGCGGCCATAGGGGTCGGTGTCGGACTCGG
This region includes:
- the frr gene encoding ribosome recycling factor; protein product: MIEEILLEAEEKMEKAVVVAKEDFAAIRTGRAHPAMFNKIVADYYGALTPINQLASFSVPEPRMAVVTPFDKSALRNIEQAIRDSDLGVNPSNDGNIIRVTFPELTEERRREYIKVAKGKAEDSKVSIRSVRRKAKDALDKLVKDGETGEDEVRRAEKELDDTTAKYVAQVDELLKHKEAELLEV